Proteins from a single region of Desulfobacterales bacterium:
- a CDS encoding ABC transporter substrate-binding protein, translating to GINARVVSYEWGTYLKRQREQPEDMDLFQLGWTGDNGDPDNFLAVLFDGMASSSIRTQWHSKEYHDLMTQGKQTIDQNKRAEIYKTALKLIYEQVPVISVAHSTVITPVRNEVMDFKQHPTNSQRFKNVWLDK from the coding sequence GGAATTAATGCCCGGGTGGTCAGTTACGAATGGGGAACCTATCTGAAGCGGCAGCGCGAGCAGCCGGAAGATATGGATCTGTTTCAGCTGGGCTGGACCGGCGACAACGGTGACCCGGACAACTTTCTGGCAGTTCTCTTCGATGGCATGGCATCCTCATCCATCAGAACCCAGTGGCACAGCAAAGAATACCACGATCTGATGACCCAGGGTAAACAAACCATCGATCAGAACAAGCGCGCCGAGATCTATAAAACAGCTCTGAAGCTCATCTATGAGCAAGTGCCGGTGATCAGTGTCGCGCACTCGACGGTCATCACGCCGGTCAGAAATGAAGTCATGGATTTCAAACAACATCCAACCAATTCACAACGGTTTAAAAATGTTTGGCTAGATAAATAA
- a CDS encoding ABC transporter permease: MIAYIIRRIFILIPTLLGVSILVFLMLHLTPGDPAELLMGERASEEALREIREHLGLDKPLYEQYGLFLKQLMQGDLGETIWTRQKVWIEVKERFPATIELSIVALLISCFAGMILGIISATKQYSIFDYLSMFGALVGVSMPIFWLGLVFMLIFALNLGWLPMSGRLSVGVELETITNLYILDAILTRNWAALRDALWHIIMPAVTLSTIPTAIVARMTRSSMLEVLRQDYIKTAKAKGLSQFFVIFKHALRNALIPVVTTIGLQFGVLLGGAILTETIFAWPGVGKWMFDAVIKRDYMVIRSGTLFIATIFVLINLCVDVLYAIINPRISVK, from the coding sequence ATGATCGCTTACATCATTAGAAGAATTTTTATCTTGATCCCCACCCTGCTGGGCGTATCTATCCTGGTGTTTCTGATGCTGCACCTCACCCCGGGTGATCCCGCTGAACTGCTGATGGGTGAACGGGCCTCGGAAGAAGCGCTGCGGGAAATCCGGGAGCACCTTGGGCTGGATAAACCGCTGTATGAGCAATACGGACTGTTTCTCAAACAATTGATGCAGGGCGACTTAGGAGAGACCATCTGGACACGCCAGAAGGTCTGGATCGAGGTTAAAGAGCGCTTTCCGGCCACCATCGAGCTTTCCATCGTGGCATTGCTGATCAGTTGCTTTGCCGGCATGATCCTCGGCATTATATCCGCCACCAAACAATACTCCATATTTGATTATCTGAGCATGTTCGGGGCACTAGTGGGCGTCAGTATGCCCATCTTCTGGCTGGGGCTCGTTTTTATGCTCATATTTGCCCTCAACCTTGGATGGCTGCCCATGTCCGGCCGCTTGAGTGTCGGTGTAGAGCTTGAAACCATCACCAACCTCTACATCCTGGACGCTATCTTAACGCGCAACTGGGCCGCGCTGCGGGATGCGCTCTGGCATATCATTATGCCCGCCGTCACTCTAAGCACGATCCCAACGGCCATCGTTGCCCGCATGACCCGCTCTTCGATGCTGGAGGTGCTGCGCCAGGATTACATCAAAACCGCTAAGGCCAAGGGTCTTTCACAATTTTTTGTTATTTTCAAACACGCTTTGCGCAATGCGCTGATTCCGGTGGTCACCACCATCGGTCTTCAATTTGGCGTGCTGTTGGGCGGGGCCATTTTGACGGAAACCATCTTTGCCTGGCCCGGTGTGGGCAAATGGATGTTTGATGCCGTAATTAAACGTGACTATATGGTCATCCGCAGCGGCACCCTGTTTATCGCCACCATATTCGTTTTGATCAATCTGTGCGTGGATGTGTTGTATGCGATTATTAATCCTCGCATC